In the Mesorhizobium sp. WSM2240 genome, GCATTGAGGATGTAGATGCCGAGGCCCTTGGCCGCGCCCGCATATTCCGCGAAGATCGCGCCGACCACGGCATAGGTGATGGCAATGCGCAGGCCGGCAAAGAAGTAAGGCAGTGCAGACGGCAGCCGGGCCATCAGGAAAGTGCGCCAGCGCGAGGCTCCCATCGACACCAGAAGTGCTTCGACATCCTCGTCGGTTGCTGCATAGCCCTGGACCAGCGCCACCAGCATCGGAAAGAAGGTGACGAGCGCGACCAGCATGATCTTCGGGGTGAGGCCGAAGCCGAACCAGAGCACGATCAGTGGTGCGATGGCGACCAGAGGCAGGGTCTGGCTGATGATGAATACCGGGAACAGGGCCCGGCGCAGCGGCCTGGAAAAATCGACCAGCACCGAGAAGAGGAAGGCTGCCGAAACCGAGCAGGCAAAACCGAGCAGCGTCGCGCGGATTGTGGGGAGCGTGTTCGCGGCGAGCGCATCCCGATGCTGCACCATCTGGGCGAAGACTCGCGACGGCGCGGGCAAGGTCGTCGCCGAAATGCCCGAGACTTGCGCATAAACTTCCCACGCGGCGATCAACGAGCAGATCGAAATAAGGGCGGGACCGATCTTGGCGAGAGCGGACGCGAAACCGCGTGCGGGAGACGAAACGTCGGACATGGCGGACCTTTGGGGTGCAAACCAACCGGCGCGTCAGCGCGGCGTTGGGCTGTTCGCGGATACCGTCAGATCGATCGTCACATGCCCTTCAGGCGGTCCGAAGCGGCAGAACGCCGCTTCGAGCGCGGCAAAGACCGCGCCGGCATCGCCGCCGAGCCTGGTGCAGAAATTTTTGGAGCGGTCGAACACGCCGGAGCGTTTGAGAAAATCGATGCAGCCGTAGATTTCGTCCATGTGATCGCCCGTTCCCATCACATAGAGCGAGAACTGGGCGGCGGCCGCCGCATCGGTACGGGGAGCCTTGGTCATGGCGTCGAGAGCCGTCGCTTTGCGGTTTTCCAGAGACTCGCGCGGGCCGTTCAACTCCGGCGACGCGCGTATCTCGTCGTCGGGCTCGCCCGGGCAGCCGCGTGAAATTGCTGCCGATAGCACACAATGGATGCCGCCCTTGGCCGCTGCGACGAAGAGGTCGCGCATGGCCGGAAACAGCACTTCGGGAGGGCCGACCAGCAGCGTCGAGATGTCGTCCGTCTCTATGCGCAACTGGTCGCGATAGGGATCGAGCGCGCCGAGAGCGCTCATGATGACGCCGACGAAATCGTCGGTCATGGGATAAAGGGAAATCTGTGCGCCTGAAAACATAACCCGCCTCGC is a window encoding:
- a CDS encoding YkoF family thiamine/hydroxymethylpyrimidine-binding protein yields the protein MFSGAQISLYPMTDDFVGVIMSALGALDPYRDQLRIETDDISTLLVGPPEVLFPAMRDLFVAAAKGGIHCVLSAAISRGCPGEPDDEIRASPELNGPRESLENRKATALDAMTKAPRTDAAAAAQFSLYVMGTGDHMDEIYGCIDFLKRSGVFDRSKNFCTRLGGDAGAVFAALEAAFCRFGPPEGHVTIDLTVSANSPTPR
- a CDS encoding ABC transporter permease gives rise to the protein MSDVSSPARGFASALAKIGPALISICSLIAAWEVYAQVSGISATTLPAPSRVFAQMVQHRDALAANTLPTIRATLLGFACSVSAAFLFSVLVDFSRPLRRALFPVFIISQTLPLVAIAPLIVLWFGFGLTPKIMLVALVTFFPMLVALVQGYAATDEDVEALLVSMGASRWRTFLMARLPSALPYFFAGLRIAITYAVVGAIFAEYAGAAKGLGIYILNAKNNFRPDLVLAAVLVSATLTLVLFTAAAMIQHLSMPWQRLDQRRRP